GAGCTGACTTTATCTTCTCACCAACGCTACTGGGAAAGAGAACAAGGGGCAAAGAAAACAGTTGATTTGGGTGTGGTCACAGAGTGACTAAGTACAGCTCCACACTTGGTGGGAGTCACTGATTTGGAAATGGAGTGCTCTTGGACTGGAGGGTCTGTTGTAAGCAGTTCGCCCATTTAAGTCCACATGCTAGGTGTGTACACCTAGACTCTGGTGTTtcgagtttttaaaatatgtttgtgtctgcttgtctgtatgtgcatgtaggtACCAGTTGGGTCAGAagatctggagttacaagcagttgtgaactgccaaaTGTGAGTGCTGGCAGTCgatctctggtcctctggaaaagcaagcaGTACATGCCATTCACATAAcccctgtgccatctctccagtccagtccCGTcctgtcctccccacctcccaacctGTTTTTAACAACAAAAGATTATGCTTTGATCTGAGAAAAGCAGTAAAGATATGattttatagaattttaaaatagaagataATCCacccagaaaaagaaatagtAGACTTAAAAAGTAACTTAGCAGTGCTGAGCTGCATCTTTGAACTTGTGGGAGAATAAGCATTAGCTAGAGGTGGTGTAGCATCATGGATGAGAACATTCTTCAGAATTGTATTGCTCTGCATTGAATCTTGGCTCTGTGTCATCTAGCTGTTGGTCTCCCCCAGCTGTTAAATGAAGTCACTGCATTTAATCATCAGGCTGTGATGAGGCATAAGataatatacacaaaacaaatccCTCCCATGAAGCCTTGCCTACAGCAGGCGTGCAGCAAGGTGTACCTATTATAATAGGAAAGATTGCCAGAATGGCAGTCCTTGTTTATGGATATGAGGAATGACTTTGCTGTGACTTAATAAAAGACTGGGGTAAACCAGATGATTGATGTACAACTTTAAATTTTGTTACTGAAGGGGTTTTAGAAAATGTTATGGTCTTACCTTCTGACGGGGTCCTTCATGGCACTGGCTTCAGACAGTCTATGCTCTATAGCTTGTATGTCCTGAGCTGTCAGTCGACCCAGCCGAACTCCAGCCAGTTTCAGCAGGGGAGAGTGGTGCTCAGCTTTTCCTAGAATGTATCGAAGTTGTTGTGTAAGAAACCAGCCTTCCCAGGCCATATTAACAAACGGGTAGGCAGCCAGGAAGGCTCTGTAGAATCGTTTCCAGTGCGAAGAAGGAGGGTGAATAGAGTATTCATCCTCTTCTCTTAAGCTAGAAGCCAGCTTCTCCAGCTTCACTTTCAGATAGGGAAGAAGAACGAGGAACATGGTGGATTTCCAAAGTTGTTTCTTGGGAAGACCAGCACTGGCTGGTCTCTGAAGCTGCTGTGAGCTCCCTGCTACAATCCGCTTTAAGCCATAAAAATGTTCAGAGAATGAGGCACTGGTTCTAGAAAGATAATGCTGCTGGAGCAGAAAGTCTAGCAGAGTGAAGATTTCATCAAACCACCTCCAAAAGAAGCCGTAGTGTGCAGGATTTGATTCTGCAAGAACCTGGAGCAAAAACATTCATTTTAGTACAGTCTTCAGTTTGTATTCACATTAACCTTTTCCTTCTAAAGCCAACACACTAGCTTAAATAACTCGCATTTGGGGTATAGCCTAAGCTTCCCGAGGCCCTAGGAATTGAGTCCAGGGCTCTTTGGGTGTAAATTAAGCCATGGATATGAATGGCACACGTTGATCAATGCAAACTCTTGGTTACTTGTAAAATAATTTGAGTTTTCTCCAGTCGTCCCTGAAACCTTTCAGAGAAATAATACCTTACCTTGACCACATGCTGAAGAGCGGGTCTCACTGCTGTCATTAAACTGTCCTGTGCTACCACctcaaagatggatggatggtcgTCCGCCACCGCAGCAGTTGTGATATGAGCCCCGTGCTCAGCCATGGTATCCTGTGTGTACTGGGATTCACTTTTCTCTCAAATACTCTACTGAGCATGAACTTGTTTTATATCAAAGAGGTGCTGAGTCTTAATCTTTCTGCATGGCACCCCAAactcaaaatttaattttacacgaGCAAAATCCACTggggtttaaaataaaaaataaaataaagacttatgaggcagaggaaaggaaTCTCAAAGTTAAGGACTGTTAACTCCGAAGCTGGGGACGTgacatgtgggggctggggaatgACTTGTCAAATGCTGCACCTCACAGGGCGGAGCGTGACCCGGAGACAGGTGTGGGCCAAGGAACGTGTCGCTTGAGCTGCAGTCCCGAGCTGCGAGGCCCGGCTCCGGCCGCAGGCTGGGAAGCGCCCgtccttgcttgctgacctcggGCGCGGCGCAGAGGACCCGTGACGCCACCTGAGAAGGGAGGTCTAGGCTTTGTGACAGAAGCCGCACCCGGAAACAGAAGCTCCGAGGACCTCCACACAGCGGGCGGAAGACGGGCACTCTAGCATCGAACGTGGCCCTGAGCCGGAACTGGGGAACTCTATGACCAACCGGGACTTCCGCTTCCGTCCTCCTGACTTTAACAAGGCGACTGGCTAATGTGGTGGGTGGATTTGTTCCTGGTTATCTCTCCGCGGAGCTTCAGTGCAGGGCCAGACTCGAGCCTCTGTGCAGAGCTGGGGCCTCTACCTGACACCCCTACCCATGAACGAGCAAGCCAGGGGGAAAAATCTGGGCAGGTCCTTTCGACACAGACTCGGCGCAGGTGGTGCTTAGCTCTAATTCGCCCACCTTCCCGAGAAGCTGACGAGGCAGAGCTTTAGCGTTTATTAGTGTCAGTTATCAGCAAGTTTCACTACGATGAAAAAGGTTCTCCTTGTCCACCAGAATTTGGGACGATTACTTTTCATACAGTTTTAACTTGTCTTCCTTGTGTAAACTTAACAGTTCTAGGCACATTCTTCTTCTTGAAATTGGTTCCGCCCTCCGGCTCAGTAGATATGTTAGCAATACCAATACACTGCAACAATTCTGATGGTCTAACGCGAGCTGAGTTTTGCTAGACTAGGTACTTTTTGGTTTGTATACAAAAAGTAATCTGTCAATGGGTTTGTAAAGTCCAGGTTGTATACTTCGTTTGAGTTGTGGATAGAGTTAATGGAATTTGGATGAGTTCACCGTCTCCCTGATAATTCCAATCCCTTGACTAAAAAGACCTTAGGACCTTAGGGTGTAAACGTAGGCAATTGGTTTGTATAATGAGAACCTTAAAAAAGGCTTGGGTTTGGTTGTTTCATTTTAGAAGTTACCTTTATAGTTCTAAAATATGGTTATACTTTACTAAAATAGCTGTCAGAAAGTGCAATTGTTGAATTTctaaaaagtaataattaaaaaagatgtttatttcagctttaaAAAGTTTCTTGCTGTGTACctgtccttggctggcctggtatTCACTATTTGCCTATGCTCACAAAAATACGATAGCCCAAAAAGAACAGGGCTATTTAACCATATCACAGTTCTGTAGGAGGAATTAGCAAAACTTCATCCACGTAACCTTGTTACAATGAAAATGAGTGTCAAGTTATCATTGTGCCCATGGATCCAATTCTAACTGACAAGTAGGATGtgttggcacacacatgtaatcccaacacctgagAGATTGGGCTACATGGcagtgagaccttatcttgaaaaagggaaagtggggaggaagagggagacaaaagaaaaataatccagtTGATCAATCTTGGTTCAGAGTCTCATTTCATTCTTAGCTAGAGGGGCAAGACACCTTGATTAATGGACCCATGAGAttactctttaaaaaagaaactaattaatacatgagaaaagaaacagttaaaaataatatgtcATGGTTgggaatataactcagtggtagagtatttgtccAACATATGTGAAGCCCTAGGATCCATTCCcagttctgaaaaaaaagaatagtgtcgatttttattttacttcagtaATGTGTCAGCTTTTAGTCACCAAGTAATCAATACATCAAAATCCCCACTCTCAAATGTGTAGTTTAATGAAGACACATACGTGATTGCACTTTCTATTAGAAGGAATTAAAGGCTAAGCCTGACCATCAGGTTTGGAGatcttaaatatataatatgttacATAGGCAATTATATAATAAATTCTCAGTAAAGAACTAACTTGATTGTATTTTGTAATTGGTTTAAGCTGCCCTGTGTTTTTgcttggtttgcttgttttttcgtttttggtttttttgagacagggtttttctgtgtagccctggctgtcctggaactcactgtgttgaccaggctggcctggaactcagagatctttctgcctctgccttccgagtgttgccatgaggcagaggcaggtggatctttgtgtgttcgaggccagcctgctccacaAAGCAAGTTTCGGGACAGCTAAAggctgttataaaaaaaaaaaaaaaagttggatttCTGTAGTAacccttaataaatatttgttcaataGTGGAGTGAGAGAAGCCAGAAAGCAGCTGGGCAGAAGAACCTCTAAGATATATAGATCACAAAAGTTCAAAAAAGATGAGTCCTAGCACgatagaggcagaagcaagaggggctccagttccaggctagcctgaactacatcgcctgacactttttttctttttcttttgaaccTACCTTATACCACTTAAGGCCCAACAAGACAGAGCGtgagcggggtggggtggggtggggcactaATAAGTTTCCCCAGTCATATTCAATGTAGAGATTGGAACTCAGATCTAAATGCTTCTTAGCCTTGTTGAGTCGCTGTCTCCTAGTCCACTGCTCTGGTAGTAAGGTGGTTTCTATCACGTGTATGAGCTTCTGTATCTGACAGGCAAATTATCTGAGGTTTGTGTTTAAGAAAGTAGGATACTTCCACAGGTTTTACAAAATTCTTGTTCACGGAGATAAATCCCGAGACTATCCACTTATTTAATATGTCCTTTGGGAAAGCCACTGCGGGTCCCTTGGTGTATAGGCACTACTACCCTGACCCAGAGAAAGGAAACCTTTCCGTTGCCGAGGCAACAGAGACACAGCCGGGTTGCTTGGTTCTCCCGCGCGCCCGGATGACGTCACGCGGCGAGATTCTCTTACGCAAAAGCTTCCGGCCCACCATCTTTGTCCCTGGCAAACTGGGTTTTGCGCAGTGGCTTAGATCTAGAAAGAATCGTGACGACGGGGAGGAAACCATTACACCACCACCCGGGCTGTGCTCTCCGGCTGCCGACGCCACCCCGCCCTTGCCTCCGGTGAGTTCAAGGCGGCTGGCTTTGGGGTGTGTCCCTGACTGACTGGGGGTGGTTGTGAGGGAGGGGAACCCCAAGCCCGGTGGTAGGCGGCCGGAGGAAAGGAGATCCGAGGAGCGTGACGGTTGAGGGTGGAGGGAGTCCTCGGGTGTGACCGTTGTGAGGGAGAAGCTTGGGGAAAGAGCCTCCTCCGTGGTGGCCGTGGTGGGATGGGGTTGCGCTCCGGTAGAGCAGCTCGTGGTTGGGGGCTTCGGAGCAGAAGCAGGTTCCCCGGACAGGGTTGGAGAGGGTTGAGGCCAGGGGTGTGGCCGCTAGAGGCTGGAGGCCGAGGGAGAACCTCCCAGTTTTCCCGGCTGGCATCTGTTCATTGAAAAGCCGAGACGTGTCCAGCAAAGCAAAGGGAGAAAGGATTCCCCCCACGGCTTGGCCATTGAAACCTCTCCTGTCGCCCGTACTTGGGGTTTCCAGGCTTCTCTCCCGACCTGGTGAAAACTGAACAGATCTCCGGGGTCTTGACCTGGGGGAAGTGCGTAAGGGGACTAAATGTACTTCGAGGAAGGAGAAACCTGCATAATTGACCCCCCTGTGTGAGAGGGGGAAGCCAAAGAAAGGAAATCTTAACCCGGAATTGTTgggttctcccccaccccctttcttcccTAGGGTCATCAGGAGCAGTCTAGTTTGAGCAAGGCTGTAAATTCTACTAGAAGTGAAAAAACTGGAATTTcctgctgtttcttttttctttgaatttcacAGGATATATTAGCTTTCTGGGCAGCTTTCTATTTAGGGGAAGGCTCTTCATAAAACTCAGGCTATTTATTTCATTGTGAAGCAATGTGAACGTGTCATGAATGCTTCGTTGAAtttcttttgcttccttttaACTTTTAGAAGGGAGAGTGTTTTTAAATTGCCAAACACTTCTGCAACCGTTGTGGTTTAGAAGACAAAGAACAGTAATAAGCTCAGAGCAGCAAATTGACTAAGAAAGTGCTTTCAGCGAGGAACAGTTTAAATTATTAATTGGTTTCCTTTTGTAGTTCTGCTTAGCCTTAGGGTGCACTTACAAAGTAATAATAGAAAGAGGCAGGTGAAGGAGGCGCAGCAAAGGGGAACACATCCCAGGGATGATGACGTGAGGTGGAAAATGAGAACGAATCGCAGGTATCCTGCCAGGCAAACTCCTGAGAAATAAAGGGGAGTGTGTTCTGCAAACAGCCTCTCCATAGATGGATGGTAAACTtaatataaagcaaatattttgacgAATTAAGGCTCAAAGAAGTTCCCTtacatcttttccttctgtaaaagattattattttaaactattgtGTCTTAAAGCACAAGCCTGAACCCGCTTACACAAGTAGTATTCAGGGAGGACAccatccccttttttctttcctcctaggCTTGTTTCCCAAAATGCCTTGGCATTTCATAACAGTTGGGTGTAAGACTGTTGGACTTCTTTCTTTATCTATCAACGTGTAGTTATTAAAATAGAAACCAGAGGTGAATTtggcttttaaatgttttatttttgataaggTAATTAATCTGAAGCTGCTATTGTCCTTGTGCTATTGAACATTTGGCCAGATACGATCTTTACACCTCTCAACCTTGTAAGTGAAGGTTGCTGGAATGACTCTTCTGCTCTACAGTTCACTGAACTTTGGCCTGCTACTGACTTTATGTGTACAGAAGGGTATAGTGGCCTTCCTGACCCTAGTGTTAGTTGCCATTTCCCAAAGAACCATTTAAAATTAAGACCTTATTAGCTTATTTTCTGACCTTATTCTACTCAGCCTATTAATCTTATTTCAACGTTGAGTTTCTCTTTTGGGGAATTGAAGGAAGGGGAGGATGGACGGACTTTGACAACCTATATTTGGCAGAAACTAGGTTATGTTAATCTAGATCTTGTACAGGGAGGCCTGTGAAAGGCGGTGGCATCACATGTGGGCTAGGACAAATGCAGGTGATTATGTGCTTTGCCTGGAGGCTGCTTTGTTCTTTAACAGTGTCCCTAGGCCACACCATAAATCAGTTAGTGACTTTTCAGGTTTGATGTTGTATAAGGTTTTATGAGTTCAGATTCCATTGTGACTTACCTATTTTTAGGGatttcctgaaaaacaaaaatttactcCAGTAGgattttatgttttgaaacacTAGGCAGGTTGTATTTTCTCTAGCTCCATTCTGGCTATTTTTCTGTGGTTTCTAATATAGACATCCGTTTTCACATCATCTA
This Peromyscus leucopus breed LL Stock chromosome 8b, UCI_PerLeu_2.1, whole genome shotgun sequence DNA region includes the following protein-coding sequences:
- the Pex12 gene encoding peroxisome assembly protein 12 isoform X2, giving the protein MAEHGAHITTAAVADDHPSIFEVVAQDSLMTAVRPALQHVVKVLAESNPAHYGFFWRWFDEIFTLLDFLLQQHYLSRTSASFSEHFYGLKRIVAGSSQQLQRPASAGLPKKQLWKSTMFLVLLPYLKVKLEKLASSLREEDEYSIHPPSSHWKRFYRAFLAAYPFVNMAWEGWFLTQQLRYILGKAEHHSPLLKLAGVRLGRLTAQDIQAIEHRLSEASAMKDPVRSVGEKIKSALKKAVGGVALSLSTGLSVGVFFLQFLDWWYSSENQETIKSLTALPTPPPPVHLDYNSDSPLLPKMKTVCPLCRKTRVNDTVLATSGYVFCYRCVFNYVRSHQTCPITGYPTEVQHLIKLYSPEN
- the Pex12 gene encoding peroxisome assembly protein 12 isoform X1 codes for the protein MAEHGAHITTAAVADDHPSIFEVVAQDSLMTAVRPALQHVVKVLAESNPAHYGFFWRWFDEIFTLLDFLLQQHYLSRTSASFSEHFYGLKRIVAGSSQQLQRPASAGLPKKQLWKSTMFLVLLPYLKVKLEKLASSLREEDEYSIHPPSSHWKRFYRAFLAAYPFVNMAWEGWFLTQQLRYILGKAEHHSPLLKLAGVRLGRLTAQDIQAIEHRLSEASAMKDPVRSSVGEKIKSALKKAVGGVALSLSTGLSVGVFFLQFLDWWYSSENQETIKSLTALPTPPPPVHLDYNSDSPLLPKMKTVCPLCRKTRVNDTVLATSGYVFCYRCVFNYVRSHQTCPITGYPTEVQHLIKLYSPEN